A genomic window from Triticum urartu cultivar G1812 chromosome 7, Tu2.1, whole genome shotgun sequence includes:
- the LOC125520167 gene encoding uncharacterized protein LOC125520167 isoform X1: MLDLPMIQKLNLKLSSWVMSKVEVSQKAIIISGRKTLKFSSADVGMVFGIPSGNRDVLGPDGNINEESISFIKKTLGMDLASSHSLRSAEAFLKRDITDQSSKIEKECFQIAFVIFVMGHVLAPSCKHDYKTIDFWGALSKAENIPQFNWCDYVMQCLLDAVTKLKMDIKNGVSTTNLTGGHLFLQVNTFLFQGIIHVFGPKHFKTVCFTIILLMHVFYLDNLDLGIFNKKHDVLPRVNVFDQDTLRKMATMATDVGLPEPSFSSAPLRDPSTVCYSRSRPQKEPVTPSMSAPLASNNPLSQHQATARKTVPCRPPTNANQQLSPAISPRQLSALDYSNHIARHFPLVSKQPIAVLLCEQNARAIRHVTTARHNIQTDMVNFTDKLFAALAANCTCCAARGFSDCPLQFVNDSATPKSHTVQPEHSHPSSSNNMSNFNTPVSDKIQGVRLQLSDDEESSSQRQRVLKRPRCSGSSLVKAQTSVQKCPVIHGTNDSSMNEEICAADQKYARCILASIKDIYADCIGNESSSVIFGVNCAAIPKRKILTQLRIQPLVCRASGCPRTNSLRRTS; encoded by the exons ATGCTTGATTTGCCAATGATACAGAAATTGAACCTGAAGCTTAGTTCCTGGGTCATGAGTAAGGTGGAGGTTAGCCAGAAAGCAATTATTATTAGTGGCAGGAAGACCCTGAAGTTCAGTTCCGCAGATGTTGGAATGGTTTTCGGTATCCCATCCGGCAACCGAGATGTGCTTGGACCCGACGGAAACATTAACGAAGAGTCAATTTCCTTCATCAAGAAAACCTTAGGGATGGACCTAGCTTCTTCTCACAGCCTGCGGTCGGCGGAAGCGTTCCTCAAGAGAGACATCACAGATCAATCTAGCAAGATTGAGAAGGAATGTTTCCAGatagcatttgtcatttttgtgaTGGGTCATGTTCTAGCTCCGTCCTGCAAACACGACTACAAGACCATCGATTTCTGGGGTGCACTTTCAAAAGCCGAGAACATTCCTCAATTCAATTGGTGTGACTATGTCATGCAATGCTTGCTTGATGCTGTAACTAAGCTCAAGATGGATATCAAGAACGGAGTTAGTACTACGAACCTCACAGGAGGGCACCTATTTCTGCAGGTCAACACCTTTCTTTTTCAGGGTATTATTCATGTTTTTGGCCCTAAACATTTCAAAACGGTGTGTTTCACCATTATTTTGTTGATGCATGTTTTCTACCTGGACAATCTTGATCTGGGCATATTCAACAAGAAGCATGATGTCCTCCCCCGCGTCAATGTGTTTGACCAAGATACCTTACGAAAAATGGCTACAATGGCCACAGACGTTGGATTACCTGAGCCATCTTTCTCCTCTGCTCCA CTCAGAGACCCGTCCACAGTATGTTACTCGCGAAGCAGGCCTCAGAAAGAGCCTGTCACACCATCCATGTCAGCTCCTCTAGCAAGCAACAACCCGTTGTCGCAGCACCAAGCAACAGCCAGAAAGACTGTCCCATGCAGGCCGCCAACCAATGCTAATCAACAGTTATCCCCTGCCATTTCCCCCAGGCAATTGTCCGCACTGGATTACTCTAACCATATCGCACGACATTTTCCACTCGTG TCAAAACAACCAATTGCCGTCCTCCTATGTGAACAAAATGCGAGAGCGATCCGTCATGTGACCACTGCACGACACAACATACAAACTGACATGGTGAACTTCACAGACAAGCTATTCGCCGCACTTGCAGCCAACTGCACATGCTGTGCTGCCAGGGGGTTCTCAGACTGTCCACTCCAGTTTGTTAATGATAGTGCAACTCCGAAATCACATACGGTACAGCCAGAACATTCCCACCCTAGCAGTTCCAACAACATGTCCAACTTCAACACACCAGTCTCTGACAAAATACAAGGTGTCCGACTTCAACTATCTGATGATGAAG AGAGCTCCTCACAGAGACAAAGAGTGCTGAAGCGTCCAAGGTGCTCAGGATCTAGTTTGGTGAAGGCACAAACGTCCGTTCAGAAATGCCCTGTCATCCACGGCACCAACGATTCATCAATGAACGAAGAAATTTGCGCAGCAGATCAAAAATATGCCCGCTGCATTTTAGCATCCATCAAGGACATATATGCCGATTGCATTGGGAATGAGTCATCATCTGTTATATTTGGCGTCAACTGTGCAGCCATACCCAAAAGGAAGATCCTCACGCAGCTACGCATCCAACCCTTGGTTTGCAGGGCGTCCGGTTGTCCCAGGACCAACTCACTCCGCAGAACTTCTTGA
- the LOC125520167 gene encoding uncharacterized protein LOC125520167 isoform X2 gives MLDLPMIQKLNLKLSSWVMSKVEVSQKAIIISGRKTLKFSSADVGMVFGIPSGNRDVLGPDGNINEESISFIKKTLGMDLASSHSLRSAEAFLKRDITDQSSKIEKECFQIAFVIFVMGHVLAPSCKHDYKTIDFWGALSKAENIPQFNWCDYVMQCLLDAVTKLKMDIKNGVSTTNLTGGHLFLQLRDPSTVCYSRSRPQKEPVTPSMSAPLASNNPLSQHQATARKTVPCRPPTNANQQLSPAISPRQLSALDYSNHIARHFPLVSKQPIAVLLCEQNARAIRHVTTARHNIQTDMVNFTDKLFAALAANCTCCAARGFSDCPLQFVNDSATPKSHTVQPEHSHPSSSNNMSNFNTPVSDKIQGVRLQLSDDEESSSQRQRVLKRPRCSGSSLVKAQTSVQKCPVIHGTNDSSMNEEICAADQKYARCILASIKDIYADCIGNESSSVIFGVNCAAIPKRKILTQLRIQPLVCRASGCPRTNSLRRTS, from the exons ATGCTTGATTTGCCAATGATACAGAAATTGAACCTGAAGCTTAGTTCCTGGGTCATGAGTAAGGTGGAGGTTAGCCAGAAAGCAATTATTATTAGTGGCAGGAAGACCCTGAAGTTCAGTTCCGCAGATGTTGGAATGGTTTTCGGTATCCCATCCGGCAACCGAGATGTGCTTGGACCCGACGGAAACATTAACGAAGAGTCAATTTCCTTCATCAAGAAAACCTTAGGGATGGACCTAGCTTCTTCTCACAGCCTGCGGTCGGCGGAAGCGTTCCTCAAGAGAGACATCACAGATCAATCTAGCAAGATTGAGAAGGAATGTTTCCAGatagcatttgtcatttttgtgaTGGGTCATGTTCTAGCTCCGTCCTGCAAACACGACTACAAGACCATCGATTTCTGGGGTGCACTTTCAAAAGCCGAGAACATTCCTCAATTCAATTGGTGTGACTATGTCATGCAATGCTTGCTTGATGCTGTAACTAAGCTCAAGATGGATATCAAGAACGGAGTTAGTACTACGAACCTCACAGGAGGGCACCTATTTCTGCAG CTCAGAGACCCGTCCACAGTATGTTACTCGCGAAGCAGGCCTCAGAAAGAGCCTGTCACACCATCCATGTCAGCTCCTCTAGCAAGCAACAACCCGTTGTCGCAGCACCAAGCAACAGCCAGAAAGACTGTCCCATGCAGGCCGCCAACCAATGCTAATCAACAGTTATCCCCTGCCATTTCCCCCAGGCAATTGTCCGCACTGGATTACTCTAACCATATCGCACGACATTTTCCACTCGTG TCAAAACAACCAATTGCCGTCCTCCTATGTGAACAAAATGCGAGAGCGATCCGTCATGTGACCACTGCACGACACAACATACAAACTGACATGGTGAACTTCACAGACAAGCTATTCGCCGCACTTGCAGCCAACTGCACATGCTGTGCTGCCAGGGGGTTCTCAGACTGTCCACTCCAGTTTGTTAATGATAGTGCAACTCCGAAATCACATACGGTACAGCCAGAACATTCCCACCCTAGCAGTTCCAACAACATGTCCAACTTCAACACACCAGTCTCTGACAAAATACAAGGTGTCCGACTTCAACTATCTGATGATGAAG AGAGCTCCTCACAGAGACAAAGAGTGCTGAAGCGTCCAAGGTGCTCAGGATCTAGTTTGGTGAAGGCACAAACGTCCGTTCAGAAATGCCCTGTCATCCACGGCACCAACGATTCATCAATGAACGAAGAAATTTGCGCAGCAGATCAAAAATATGCCCGCTGCATTTTAGCATCCATCAAGGACATATATGCCGATTGCATTGGGAATGAGTCATCATCTGTTATATTTGGCGTCAACTGTGCAGCCATACCCAAAAGGAAGATCCTCACGCAGCTACGCATCCAACCCTTGGTTTGCAGGGCGTCCGGTTGTCCCAGGACCAACTCACTCCGCAGAACTTCTTGA